Proteins from a genomic interval of Aquabacterium sp. J223:
- a CDS encoding PAS domain-containing hybrid sensor histidine kinase/response regulator, with amino-acid sequence MSAARKADIEETASPFDDDDPPPVPWPPDVNPNPSAPVAALPSDSLFMRREPVVRDPRLRITRYFFATAAGIAAAVAVLFALVPQPMALGLRAGLVGGSLLLLLTCLAAMRVSEARLPQAIAAVVAVVIALITLPALGLHWGLHTAALGFLALTTCMVLAVGYHRLGLAVAVLSLAVMLLLAGSEQVTPAVPQGLTVRFVLQALTLGCGVFAGLYLSSVTRHHMDDSHRREQRFQSLLWIASDAYWELDAQYRVVSVWRSGNAEGEDGRFEPVPGVPRVAPWDLTPLHGDEERLDELRAELEGRRPFRDLRLRWQDPRGERHLLVSGEPRFDARGVFCGFWGVVRDNTPHVHAQQALAATETRYQELFNRIPTALVLQRGGRVITGNAAAAVLFGHAGLSVMGGQELLQACDNPQERERARRRFEELEALPVGAALAIGELRLVSPRGRRLVVRASGVRVQADGGPATLTIYLDDTDRKTAEDAVRRSEALLSHVVATSPDAISLAELDSGRYAMVNDRFLQLYGLRLEEVLGRTAAELGLQSAGQEPQAMLQRLRDEGRVQNQPLEFVDREGRRVSLLLSAALFVMDGRSYVVQISRDISELERTRQEYAAILQNASVGIAFVRERRFVQANPQCERMLGWAPGTLVGQSSRVVWPSDEAFEQIGRDIGPVLAEGRGVDIERPLMRRDGRTFLCRIQASAVDPTRPGKNGTIWILDDVTERRQMDAALAKARDDAEAASRAKSAFLANTSHELRTPLNALVGLTRLVRQPDLEEPLRRQYIDQIADSAESLSAIISDILDLAKIEAGKLQVDTMAFDLHAMLATLQRGYTTLADARGLNFQLELGPEVPRVVMGDRNRVRQILNNYLSNALKFTTRGAISLRVHGPTQGLVRFEVRDTGPGMDAATQSRLFRPFTQADQSTTRRYGGTGLGLSICHELAALMGGSVGVHSQPGTGSSFWAELPLDEATDEAVASSGFGTLDGDDDALAGARVLMVEDNPVNMMIAVALLQQWGARVVEAHDGREAVAAVERAEAAGDPFDAVLMDVQMPEMGGHEATSLLRRRYDAQRLPIVALTAAALVSEREQALAVGMNAFLTKPIDAQRLREVLGDVLTRRRKST; translated from the coding sequence ATGAGCGCCGCCCGCAAGGCCGATATCGAAGAGACGGCGTCGCCGTTCGACGACGACGATCCGCCGCCGGTGCCCTGGCCGCCGGACGTGAACCCCAACCCGAGTGCGCCCGTGGCCGCCTTGCCGTCCGACTCGCTCTTCATGCGCCGCGAGCCTGTGGTGCGCGACCCCCGGTTGCGCATCACGCGGTACTTCTTCGCCACCGCCGCCGGCATCGCCGCCGCGGTGGCGGTGCTGTTCGCGCTGGTGCCGCAGCCGATGGCGCTGGGCCTGCGCGCCGGCCTGGTCGGGGGCTCGCTGCTGCTGCTGCTGACCTGCCTGGCCGCCATGCGGGTGAGCGAGGCCCGGCTGCCGCAGGCCATCGCCGCGGTGGTGGCGGTGGTCATCGCACTGATCACGCTGCCGGCGCTCGGCCTGCACTGGGGCCTGCACACCGCGGCGCTGGGCTTCCTCGCGCTCACCACCTGCATGGTGCTGGCGGTCGGCTACCACCGGCTGGGGCTGGCGGTGGCCGTGCTGTCGCTGGCCGTCATGCTGCTGCTCGCGGGTTCCGAGCAGGTGACGCCCGCGGTGCCGCAGGGGCTGACCGTGCGCTTCGTCCTGCAGGCGCTGACGCTGGGCTGCGGAGTGTTCGCCGGCCTGTACCTGTCGTCGGTGACGCGGCACCACATGGACGACAGCCACCGCCGCGAGCAACGCTTCCAGAGCCTGCTGTGGATCGCCTCCGACGCCTACTGGGAGCTGGACGCGCAGTACCGGGTGGTGTCGGTCTGGCGCAGCGGCAACGCCGAGGGCGAGGACGGCCGCTTCGAGCCGGTGCCCGGCGTGCCGCGGGTGGCGCCCTGGGACCTGACGCCGCTGCACGGCGACGAGGAACGGCTGGACGAACTGCGCGCCGAGCTGGAGGGCCGTCGCCCCTTCCGCGACCTGCGCCTGCGCTGGCAGGACCCGCGCGGCGAGCGCCACCTGCTGGTCAGCGGCGAGCCCCGCTTCGACGCCCGGGGCGTGTTCTGCGGCTTCTGGGGCGTGGTGCGCGACAACACCCCGCATGTGCACGCCCAGCAGGCGTTGGCCGCCACCGAGACGCGCTACCAGGAGCTGTTCAACCGCATCCCCACCGCGCTGGTGCTGCAGCGCGGTGGCCGCGTCATCACCGGCAACGCCGCCGCCGCGGTGCTGTTCGGCCACGCCGGCCTCAGCGTGATGGGCGGGCAGGAGCTGCTGCAGGCCTGCGACAACCCGCAGGAACGCGAGCGTGCACGTCGCCGCTTCGAGGAGCTGGAGGCGCTGCCGGTGGGCGCGGCGCTGGCCATCGGCGAGTTGCGGCTGGTGTCGCCGCGCGGCCGCCGGCTCGTGGTGCGCGCCTCCGGCGTCCGGGTGCAGGCCGATGGCGGCCCGGCGACGCTGACCATCTACCTGGACGACACCGACCGCAAGACCGCCGAGGACGCGGTGCGTCGCTCGGAGGCGCTGCTGTCGCACGTCGTGGCCACGAGCCCCGACGCCATCTCGCTGGCCGAGCTGGACAGCGGCCGCTACGCGATGGTCAACGACCGCTTCCTGCAGCTCTACGGCCTGCGGCTGGAGGAGGTGCTCGGCCGCACCGCCGCCGAGCTGGGCCTGCAGTCCGCCGGCCAGGAGCCGCAGGCGATGCTGCAGCGGCTGCGCGACGAGGGCCGGGTGCAGAACCAGCCGCTGGAGTTCGTCGACCGCGAGGGGCGACGGGTGTCGCTGCTGCTGTCGGCCGCGCTGTTCGTGATGGACGGCCGCAGCTACGTGGTGCAGATCTCGCGCGACATCAGCGAGCTGGAGCGCACGCGGCAGGAGTACGCGGCCATCCTGCAGAACGCCTCGGTGGGCATCGCCTTCGTGCGCGAGCGCCGCTTCGTGCAGGCCAACCCGCAGTGCGAGCGCATGCTGGGCTGGGCGCCGGGCACGCTGGTGGGCCAGTCGTCGCGGGTGGTGTGGCCCAGCGACGAGGCCTTCGAGCAGATCGGCCGCGACATCGGCCCGGTGCTGGCCGAGGGCCGCGGCGTGGACATCGAGCGGCCGCTGATGCGACGCGACGGCCGCACCTTCCTGTGCCGCATCCAGGCCAGTGCGGTGGACCCCACGCGGCCGGGCAAGAACGGCACGATCTGGATCCTCGACGACGTCACCGAACGGCGGCAGATGGACGCGGCGCTGGCCAAGGCCCGCGACGACGCCGAGGCCGCCAGCCGCGCCAAGAGCGCCTTCCTGGCCAACACCAGCCACGAGTTGCGCACGCCGCTCAACGCGCTGGTCGGGCTGACGCGGCTGGTGCGGCAGCCCGACCTGGAGGAGCCGCTGCGGCGCCAGTACATCGACCAGATTGCCGACAGCGCGGAATCGCTGTCGGCCATCATCTCGGACATCCTCGACCTGGCGAAGATCGAGGCCGGCAAGCTGCAGGTCGACACGATGGCGTTCGACCTGCACGCCATGCTGGCGACGCTGCAGCGCGGCTACACCACGCTGGCCGATGCGCGTGGCCTGAACTTCCAGCTCGAGCTGGGGCCGGAGGTGCCGCGGGTGGTCATGGGCGACCGCAACCGGGTGCGGCAGATCCTCAACAACTACCTGTCCAACGCGCTGAAGTTCACCACCCGCGGCGCGATCTCGCTGCGGGTGCACGGGCCGACGCAGGGCCTGGTGCGCTTCGAGGTGCGCGACACCGGGCCCGGCATGGACGCGGCCACGCAGTCGCGCCTGTTCCGGCCCTTCACCCAGGCCGACCAGTCCACCACGCGGCGCTACGGCGGCACGGGGCTGGGCCTGTCGATCTGCCATGAGCTGGCGGCGCTGATGGGCGGCAGCGTGGGCGTGCACAGCCAGCCGGGCACCGGCAGCAGCTTCTGGGCCGAACTGCCGCTGGACGAGGCCACGGACGAGGCGGTCGCCAGCTCCGGCTTCGGCACGCTCGACGGCGACGACGACGCGCTGGCCGGTGCGCGGGTGCTGATGGTGGAGGACAACCCGGTCAACATGATGATCGCGGTGGCGCTGCTGCAGCAGTGGGGCGCCCGCGTGGTCGAGGCGCACGACGGCCGGGAGGCGGTGGCGGCGGTCGAGCGCGCGGAGGCGGCGGGTGATCCCTTCGACGCGGTGCTGATGGACGTGCAGATGCCCGAAATGGGCGGGCACGAGGCCACTTCCCTGCTGCGCCGGCGCTACGACGCGCAGCGGCTGCCCATCGTCGCCCTCACCGCCGCGGCACTGGTCTCCGAACGCGAGCAGGCGCTGGCGGTGGGCATGAACGCCTTCCTCACCAAGCCGATCGACGCGCAGCGGCTGCGCGAGGTGCTGGGCGACGTGCTCACCCGCCGTCGCAAGAGCACCTGA
- the pyrF gene encoding orotidine-5'-phosphate decarboxylase, with amino-acid sequence MPGFVERLRAAEAASGSRLCVGLDPEAAKLPLRWRGDVSKLFDFCAAIVDATHDLVLAYKPQIAYFAAERAEDQLERLIAHIHRVAPGVPVILDAKRGDIGSTATQYAREAFERYRADALTLSPFMGLDSVEPYFAWPDKGLFLLCRTSNPGGDDLQARTVGAEGDLPAEPLFERVARLAAGPWNRTGQLGLVVGATYPAEIERVRTLAPTLPLLIPGVGAQGGDAAATVRAGWRPGGAIAVNSSRAVLYASAGDDFAGAARRVADATRRALSPLS; translated from the coding sequence GTGCCCGGCTTCGTCGAGCGGCTGCGCGCGGCCGAGGCCGCCAGCGGCTCCCGGCTGTGCGTCGGCCTCGACCCCGAGGCGGCGAAGCTGCCGCTGCGCTGGCGAGGCGATGTGTCGAAGCTCTTCGACTTCTGCGCCGCCATCGTCGACGCCACGCACGACCTGGTGCTGGCCTACAAGCCGCAGATCGCCTACTTCGCCGCCGAGCGCGCGGAGGACCAGCTGGAGCGGCTGATCGCCCACATCCACCGCGTGGCGCCCGGCGTGCCGGTGATCCTGGACGCCAAGCGCGGCGACATCGGCAGCACCGCCACCCAGTACGCCCGCGAGGCCTTCGAGCGTTACCGCGCCGACGCGCTGACGCTGTCGCCCTTCATGGGGCTGGACTCGGTGGAGCCCTACTTCGCCTGGCCTGACAAGGGACTGTTCCTGCTCTGCCGCACCTCGAACCCGGGCGGCGACGACCTGCAGGCGCGCACCGTCGGCGCCGAGGGCGACCTGCCGGCGGAGCCGCTGTTCGAGCGCGTCGCCCGGCTGGCCGCCGGGCCGTGGAACCGCACCGGGCAGCTCGGCCTGGTGGTGGGCGCCACCTACCCGGCGGAGATCGAGCGCGTGCGCACGCTGGCGCCGACGCTGCCGCTGCTCATCCCCGGCGTCGGCGCGCAGGGCGGCGATGCGGCGGCCACGGTGCGCGCCGGCTGGCGGCCGGGCGGGGCGATCGCCGTCAACTCGTCGCGGGCGGTGCTGTACGCCAGCGCCGGCGACGATTTCGCCGGCGCCGCGCGGCGCGTGGCGGATGCCACACGACGGGCGCTGTCGCCGCTCTCATGA
- the purB gene encoding adenylosuccinate lyase, with product MSPLDGRYAAKVAPLRPLLSEYGLMHRRVQVEVEWFIALSDAGFPEFPPLTEAARGLLRSLVVRFSEADAQAIKDIERTTNHDVKAVEYWLKQRFDGQAELKAAGEFVHFACTSEDINNTSHALMLKAAREQVLLPALDGLLGQLRALAHAHADEPMLSRTHGQTASPTTVGKEVANVVARLAAARQRIADVALLAKMNGAVGNYNAHLAAYPDTDWEAFSRQVVEQQLGLAFNRHTIQIEPHDYMAELFDAVARANTILVDWSRDVWGYISLGYFKQKTKEGEIGSSTMPHKVNPIDFENAEGNLGLANALLHHLSQKLPVSRWQRDLTDSTVLRNMGVALGYAVLAWDALARGLDKLELNRPALQADLDAAWEVLAEPIQTVMRRHGLPNPYEQLKALTRGKAIGREAVVAFVESLDLPAEDKARLAALSPAAYTGLAAVLARSV from the coding sequence CTGTCGCCGCTGGACGGCCGCTATGCCGCCAAGGTGGCGCCGCTGCGGCCGCTGCTGTCTGAGTACGGGCTGATGCACCGCCGGGTGCAGGTGGAGGTGGAGTGGTTCATCGCCCTGTCGGACGCCGGTTTCCCCGAGTTCCCGCCCCTGACCGAGGCCGCCCGCGGGCTGCTGCGATCGCTGGTGGTGCGGTTTTCGGAGGCCGACGCCCAGGCCATCAAGGACATCGAGCGCACCACCAACCACGACGTCAAGGCCGTGGAGTACTGGCTGAAGCAGCGTTTCGACGGTCAGGCCGAGCTGAAGGCGGCGGGCGAGTTCGTCCACTTCGCCTGCACCAGCGAGGACATCAACAACACCAGCCACGCGCTGATGCTGAAGGCCGCGCGCGAGCAGGTGCTGCTGCCGGCGCTGGACGGGCTGCTCGGCCAGCTGCGCGCGCTGGCGCATGCCCATGCCGACGAGCCGATGTTGAGCCGCACCCACGGCCAGACCGCCAGCCCGACGACGGTGGGCAAGGAGGTGGCCAACGTGGTGGCGCGGCTGGCGGCGGCGCGCCAGCGCATCGCCGACGTGGCGCTGCTGGCCAAGATGAACGGCGCGGTGGGCAACTACAACGCACACCTGGCCGCCTACCCCGACACCGACTGGGAGGCCTTCAGCCGCCAGGTGGTCGAGCAGCAGCTGGGCCTCGCCTTCAACCGCCACACCATCCAGATCGAGCCGCACGACTACATGGCCGAGCTGTTCGACGCGGTGGCCCGCGCCAACACCATCCTCGTCGACTGGTCGCGCGACGTCTGGGGCTACATCTCGCTGGGTTACTTCAAGCAGAAGACCAAGGAAGGCGAGATCGGCTCCTCGACCATGCCGCACAAGGTCAACCCGATCGACTTCGAGAACGCCGAAGGCAACCTCGGCCTGGCCAACGCGCTGCTGCACCACCTCAGCCAGAAGCTGCCGGTCAGCCGCTGGCAGCGCGACCTGACCGACAGCACCGTGCTGCGCAACATGGGCGTGGCGCTGGGCTACGCCGTGCTGGCCTGGGACGCGCTGGCGCGCGGGCTGGACAAGCTGGAGCTGAACCGCCCGGCGCTGCAGGCCGACCTGGACGCCGCCTGGGAGGTGCTGGCCGAGCCGATCCAGACCGTCATGCGCCGCCACGGCCTGCCCAACCCCTACGAGCAGCTGAAGGCGCTGACCCGCGGCAAGGCGATCGGCCGCGAGGCGGTGGTGGCGTTCGTCGAATCGCTCGACCTGCCGGCCGAGGACAAGGCCCGGCTGGCCGCGCTGTCGCCCGCCGCCTACACCGGGCTGGCCGCGGTGCTGGCCCGCTCGGTCTGA
- a CDS encoding redoxin domain-containing protein yields the protein MNEHAVLGTPRSLRRRMDLVEAHRQSLDRLQDRWDQLALLGQMSGIATDIGATATEFRQLSDHLLDALSQRLLDNALADLRGRAQVALDVLVRNLFERTADVGFLATDPVLCRFVQAPAARDDDGRAAVAARLAAYVRKYSVYDDVLLLDAQGRLLARLDPQAPVGQVPADPLVAAALRGDQPYLEAHGPRPLLGGREGLVYAAALRDAEGRPCGVLCLSFRLQDEMAGIFGQLLGADAAAQLALLDAGGRVIASSHAALCPPGCVLPGGADDPADEARPRIVGGREVLHVSARATGYQGYGGPPGWRLAALIPLELAFRAPDQATDADAGGDALLGEALQHIPRQARRIQQGLELSVWNGQLEARRHAQEGSGRFAGALLHQVADAGERIRRVFDEAIADLHRSAASDLWRRAAGAAALAVDILDRNLYERANDCRWWALDPRLASALQRGGEGAEPVLAGIHALYTVYAQLLLLDGQGRRLAASRPADVPAEDLPAATPWLARALALRDDQGYARSGFDASPFYGGRHTFTFAAPVLPSAAGAGGTVAIVFDTQPQLQAMLLDALPCGSDGRPVPGAAALFVDRRGRVLAASDDRLAPGAALPWTALPPVLASLPRGRAAQARLSLDGQAVAVALHMAGGYREYGREDAPPLAEASEDIACLVLMPLGPAGTAAADIDPAARARSTPTPPTPSSARRQALASFTLDGQWYALDAAGLACALRVDRLNAVPNRPAGHAGWLLHEGRVLPVVDLGCWQQGRPADAGAGLVLVCQGADGRRLGLRADALGGCLRGRRRPAAAAAPGGGRPPRRAGVDAAQRRPAGAAADGAGPAAAAGAPARRAAAGAAAPRPARARRLTAGGGAATHNRRMPTHRPVTRLDRRHACALLAAAPLAARAQAQGDGAVQIDRWTAQRPVPSLDLRDLDGRAWTLKALRGRPVVLNFWATWCAPCREEMPSLELMAARHEAQGLQLLGVNFQEGERTVRRFLEQALVSFPILLDRDGAVAKAWQASIFPTTVLVGRDGRPRQVVRGALDWTGGTARSLLQALLG from the coding sequence ATGAACGAACACGCAGTGCTCGGCACGCCGCGGTCGCTGCGGCGGCGCATGGACCTGGTGGAGGCGCACCGCCAATCGCTGGACCGTCTGCAGGACCGCTGGGACCAGCTCGCGCTGCTCGGCCAGATGAGCGGCATCGCCACCGACATCGGGGCCACCGCGACCGAGTTCCGGCAGCTGTCCGACCACCTGCTGGACGCGCTGTCGCAGCGGCTGCTCGACAACGCGCTGGCCGACCTGCGCGGCCGCGCCCAGGTGGCGCTGGACGTGCTGGTGCGCAACCTCTTCGAGCGCACCGCGGACGTCGGCTTCCTTGCCACCGACCCGGTGCTCTGCCGTTTCGTGCAGGCGCCCGCGGCCCGCGACGACGACGGCCGCGCCGCCGTGGCCGCGCGGCTGGCCGCCTACGTGCGCAAGTACAGCGTCTACGACGACGTGCTGCTGCTCGACGCGCAGGGGCGGCTGCTGGCCCGTCTGGACCCGCAAGCGCCGGTGGGCCAGGTGCCCGCCGACCCGCTGGTGGCCGCGGCACTGCGGGGCGACCAGCCCTACCTGGAGGCGCACGGCCCGCGGCCGCTGCTCGGCGGCCGCGAAGGGCTGGTCTACGCCGCCGCCCTGCGCGACGCCGAGGGACGGCCCTGTGGCGTGCTCTGCCTGTCCTTCCGCCTGCAGGACGAGATGGCCGGCATCTTCGGCCAGCTGCTGGGCGCCGACGCCGCCGCGCAGCTCGCCCTGCTGGACGCCGGGGGACGGGTCATCGCCAGCAGCCATGCGGCGCTGTGTCCGCCGGGCTGCGTGCTGCCGGGCGGGGCGGACGACCCCGCCGACGAGGCCCGGCCGCGCATCGTTGGCGGTCGCGAGGTGCTGCACGTCAGCGCCCGCGCCACCGGCTACCAGGGCTACGGCGGCCCGCCGGGCTGGCGGCTGGCCGCGCTGATCCCGCTGGAGCTGGCCTTCCGCGCGCCCGACCAGGCGACCGACGCCGACGCCGGCGGCGACGCGCTGCTCGGCGAGGCGCTGCAGCACATCCCGAGGCAGGCGCGGCGCATCCAGCAGGGGCTGGAGCTGTCGGTGTGGAACGGCCAGCTGGAGGCCCGCCGCCACGCGCAGGAGGGCAGCGGCCGCTTCGCCGGCGCCCTGCTGCACCAGGTGGCCGACGCCGGCGAGCGCATCCGCCGGGTGTTCGACGAAGCCATCGCCGACCTGCACCGCTCGGCGGCCAGCGACCTGTGGCGACGCGCGGCGGGCGCCGCGGCGCTGGCGGTGGACATCCTCGACCGCAACCTCTACGAACGCGCCAACGACTGCCGCTGGTGGGCGCTGGACCCTCGGCTGGCGTCGGCCCTGCAACGCGGCGGCGAAGGCGCCGAGCCGGTGCTGGCCGGCATCCACGCGCTCTACACCGTCTACGCCCAGCTGCTGCTGCTCGACGGGCAGGGCCGCCGGCTGGCCGCCTCGCGCCCGGCCGACGTGCCCGCCGAGGACCTGCCGGCCGCCACGCCGTGGTTGGCCCGCGCGCTGGCGCTGCGCGACGACCAGGGGTACGCCCGTTCCGGGTTCGACGCCTCGCCGTTCTACGGCGGGCGGCACACCTTCACCTTCGCCGCGCCGGTGCTGCCGTCGGCCGCGGGTGCCGGCGGCACGGTGGCCATCGTGTTCGACACCCAGCCGCAGCTGCAGGCCATGCTGCTCGACGCCCTGCCGTGCGGCAGCGACGGCCGCCCCGTCCCGGGCGCCGCGGCGCTGTTCGTCGACCGGCGCGGCCGCGTGCTGGCGGCGAGCGACGACCGGCTGGCCCCCGGCGCAGCCCTGCCGTGGACGGCGCTGCCGCCCGTGCTGGCCTCGCTGCCGCGCGGCCGTGCCGCCCAGGCCCGGCTGTCGCTGGACGGGCAGGCGGTGGCGGTGGCCCTGCACATGGCCGGCGGCTACCGCGAGTACGGTCGCGAGGACGCCCCACCCCTCGCCGAGGCGTCGGAGGACATCGCCTGCCTGGTGCTGATGCCGCTGGGGCCGGCCGGCACCGCCGCGGCGGACATCGACCCGGCGGCGCGCGCACGGTCCACTCCGACGCCGCCCACCCCCAGCAGCGCCAGGCGCCAGGCGCTGGCCAGCTTCACGCTCGACGGGCAGTGGTATGCCCTGGACGCCGCCGGGCTGGCCTGCGCGCTGCGGGTGGACCGGCTCAACGCGGTGCCGAACCGGCCGGCCGGTCATGCCGGCTGGCTGCTGCACGAGGGCCGGGTGCTGCCGGTGGTCGACCTGGGCTGCTGGCAGCAGGGCCGGCCGGCCGACGCCGGCGCGGGGCTGGTGCTGGTCTGCCAGGGCGCCGACGGCCGGCGGCTGGGCCTGCGCGCCGACGCGCTGGGGGGGTGTCTTCGAGGTCGACGCCGACCGGCTGCAGCCGCTGCCCCAGGCGGTGGCCGACCGCCACGGCGTGCTGGCGTCGATGCTGCGCAGCGCCGACCCGCAGGCGCCGCTGCTGATGGTGCTGGCCCTGCCGCCGCTGCTGGCGCACCTGCTCGGCGGGCTGCCGCCGGAGCTGCAGCGCCTCGGCCAGCCCGCGCTCGCCGCCTGACCGCCGGCGGCGGTGCGGCGACCCACAATCGCCGCATGCCGACACACCGCCCCGTCACACGACTCGACCGCCGGCACGCCTGCGCACTGCTGGCGGCGGCGCCGCTCGCCGCCCGGGCCCAGGCCCAGGGCGATGGCGCCGTGCAGATCGACCGCTGGACCGCGCAGCGGCCGGTGCCGTCGCTGGACCTGCGCGACCTCGACGGCCGCGCCTGGACGCTGAAGGCGCTGCGCGGCCGACCCGTGGTGCTCAATTTCTGGGCCACCTGGTGTGCGCCGTGCCGGGAGGAAATGCCCTCGCTGGAGCTGATGGCCGCCCGCCACGAGGCGCAGGGGCTGCAGCTGCTGGGCGTCAACTTCCAGGAAGGCGAGCGCACGGTGCGCCGCTTCCTCGAGCAGGCGCTGGTCAGCTTTCCGATCCTGCTCGACCGCGACGGCGCGGTTGCCAAGGCCTGGCAGGCGTCGATCTTCCCGACCACCGTGCTGGTCGGCCGCGACGGCCGGCCGCGCCAGGTGGTGCGCGGCGCGCTGGACTGGACGGGCGGCACCGCGCGCTCGCTGCTGCAGGCACTGCTGGGCTGA
- a CDS encoding transglutaminase family protein has translation MTLPRRQWLAACASLSLSPLATSALAQTPPPAQSRGFDPRPGAWRGTELITQLQVRDPRGRTVAWVPLPSVQADDWQRVDGHQWSGNARRVQLLSDGRYGARLLRAEFEPGTPEPTLRVTSQVWTRDRRTDWDAARPAPEAAQDLRTWLQPTELMPTDGIVRRTALQAVGSATNDRDKVQALYDWVVSRTYREPKVRGCGTGDVKTMLETENFGGKCGDINGLFVALCRAAGIPARDVYGIRTAPSAFGWRELGANPARLQAAQHCRAEVHLQAHGWVPMDPADVGKVMRQETPEWIRDPAHPFVQPVRRGLFGGWEGNWVAYNTAHDVKLPGSSGPALGFLMYPQVENDHGRYDPLDPDGVAYLIQSRALDPRA, from the coding sequence ATGACCCTGCCACGACGCCAATGGCTGGCCGCCTGCGCCAGCCTGTCCCTCTCGCCCCTGGCGACCTCCGCCCTCGCCCAGACCCCGCCGCCGGCGCAGTCCCGCGGCTTCGACCCGCGCCCCGGCGCCTGGCGCGGCACCGAGCTCATCACGCAGCTGCAGGTGCGCGACCCGCGCGGCCGAACCGTGGCCTGGGTGCCGCTGCCGTCGGTGCAGGCCGACGACTGGCAGCGCGTCGACGGCCACCAGTGGAGCGGCAACGCCCGCCGGGTGCAGCTGCTGAGCGACGGCCGCTACGGCGCGCGCCTGCTGCGCGCCGAGTTCGAGCCGGGCACCCCGGAGCCCACGCTGCGCGTGACCAGCCAGGTCTGGACCCGTGACCGCCGCACCGACTGGGACGCCGCGCGCCCGGCGCCCGAGGCGGCGCAGGACCTGCGCACCTGGCTGCAGCCCACCGAACTGATGCCCACCGACGGCATCGTGCGCCGCACCGCGCTGCAGGCGGTGGGGTCGGCGACGAACGACCGCGACAAGGTGCAGGCCCTCTACGACTGGGTGGTCAGCCGCACCTACCGGGAGCCCAAGGTGCGCGGCTGCGGCACCGGCGACGTGAAGACCATGCTGGAGACCGAGAACTTCGGCGGCAAGTGCGGCGACATCAACGGCCTGTTCGTCGCCCTGTGCCGGGCGGCCGGCATCCCGGCGCGCGACGTCTACGGCATCCGCACCGCGCCCTCGGCCTTCGGCTGGCGCGAGCTGGGCGCCAACCCGGCGCGGCTGCAGGCCGCGCAGCATTGCCGCGCCGAAGTCCACCTGCAGGCGCATGGCTGGGTGCCGATGGACCCGGCCGACGTCGGCAAGGTGATGCGGCAGGAGACGCCGGAATGGATCCGCGACCCGGCGCATCCCTTCGTGCAGCCGGTGCGCCGCGGCCTCTTCGGCGGCTGGGAGGGCAACTGGGTGGCCTACAACACCGCCCATGACGTGAAGCTGCCCGGCTCCAGCGGCCCGGCGCTGGGCTTCCTCATGTACCCCCAGGTGGAGAACGACCACGGTCGCTACGACCCGCTGGACCCGGACGGCGTGGCGTACCTGATCCAGTCCAGGGCGCTCGACCCTCGGGCTTAA
- a CDS encoding PAS domain-containing protein, protein MPGPSAAAASPSAAAGIAEPWRDRLSLLLESTAEGIFGIDLDGRCMFANRAASALLGWPAEAMLGRNMHELIHHTRADGRHYPECDCPIFQAFRQGRPCRIDDEVLWRADGSSFCAEYASHPILGDGGEVLGAVVTFLDITARKRADAALREARDGLERRVAERTAELSRALDQLRELSGHLETVREEERTRIAREIHDELGSLLVALKMDTDWLAKRLEDRPLLVAKCHGMGSLIDTAVDNVGRIITDLRPSILDHQGLWAALEWQAQEFIETAELKGDVQLHVTHGVRPPEGERAIAVFRIFQEALSNIARHARATQVRIRVEVDAPPEPVLYIDVRDNGVGCEPQALAAADAWGVIGMRERAARFGGRVTLDSVPGQGTHLRLTMPLEDEAS, encoded by the coding sequence CTGCCCGGCCCCTCTGCCGCTGCCGCGTCGCCGTCGGCGGCCGCCGGCATCGCCGAGCCCTGGCGCGACCGGCTGAGCCTGCTGCTCGAGTCCACCGCGGAGGGCATCTTCGGCATCGACCTCGACGGCCGCTGCATGTTCGCCAACCGGGCGGCGTCGGCGCTGCTCGGCTGGCCGGCGGAGGCCATGCTCGGCCGCAACATGCACGAGCTGATCCACCACACCCGGGCGGACGGCCGGCACTACCCGGAATGCGACTGCCCGATCTTCCAGGCCTTCCGCCAGGGCCGGCCCTGCCGCATCGACGACGAGGTGCTGTGGCGCGCCGACGGCTCGTCGTTCTGCGCCGAGTACGCCAGCCACCCCATCCTGGGCGACGGCGGCGAGGTGCTGGGCGCGGTGGTCACCTTCCTCGACATCACCGCGCGCAAGCGCGCCGACGCCGCGCTGCGCGAGGCCCGCGACGGGCTGGAACGCCGGGTGGCCGAGCGCACCGCCGAGCTGAGCCGCGCGCTGGACCAGCTGCGCGAGCTGTCCGGCCACCTGGAGACGGTGCGCGAGGAGGAGCGCACCCGCATCGCCCGCGAGATCCACGACGAGCTGGGCAGCCTGCTGGTGGCGCTGAAGATGGACACCGACTGGCTGGCCAAGCGGCTGGAGGACCGGCCGCTGCTGGTGGCCAAGTGCCACGGCATGGGCAGCCTGATCGACACCGCGGTGGACAACGTCGGCCGCATCATCACCGACCTGCGGCCCAGCATCCTCGACCACCAGGGCCTGTGGGCGGCGCTGGAGTGGCAGGCGCAGGAGTTCATCGAGACCGCCGAGCTGAAGGGCGACGTGCAGCTGCACGTCACCCACGGCGTGCGGCCGCCCGAAGGCGAGCGGGCGATCGCCGTGTTCCGCATCTTCCAGGAGGCGCTGTCCAACATCGCCCGCCATGCGCGGGCCACGCAGGTGCGCATCCGCGTCGAGGTCGACGCGCCGCCCGAGCCGGTGCTCTACATCGACGTGCGCGACAACGGCGTGGGCTGCGAGCCGCAGGCGCTGGCCGCCGCCGACGCCTGGGGCGTGATCGGCATGCGCGAGCGCGCGGCCCGCTTCGGCGGCAGGGTCACGCTGGACAGCGTGCCCGGCCAGGGCACCCACCTGCGGCTGACCATGCCGCTGGAGGACGAGGCGTCGTGA